Proteins encoded by one window of Amaranthus tricolor cultivar Red isolate AtriRed21 chromosome 4, ASM2621246v1, whole genome shotgun sequence:
- the LOC130810741 gene encoding uncharacterized protein LOC130810741 — protein sequence MRELSEWVTDLHLIDIPLHGVKFTWRRNESRSKFDRASCCQAWIKKFTNLNMCGLKRSFSDHHPLLLSLKSGNNGGPKPFRCYDAWFLNPKLKGFLMNEWRNIPNESLHNKLKALKAPIKAWKREHFDHMDNKIYEIEAAIHDLDRISDTRDLNVLERARLNAANCFLNQWLIKRERVWRQRARSYGFNMKDHNTKFFHAATIYKKKKNEILHTFINGRRVQGVSYLKKEVRDYFVQRFKQDQTPVFDFNLDNHRKLSPDQAQHLENIPSREEVQDAVWAYGTDKAPGFEGFNFKFVREMWEVL from the coding sequence ATGAGGGAGCTCTCGGAATGGGTTACTGATCTGCACTTGATTGATATTCCTCTACATGGAGTAAAGTTTACTTGGAGAAGAAATGAATCAAGGAGCAAGTTTGATAGAGCCTCGTGCTGTCAGGCTTGGATCAAAAAATTTACGAATTTGAATATGTGTGGATTAAAAAGGAGCTTCTCTGATCATCATCCCTTGCTGCTATCGCTCAAATCTGGAAACAATGGGGGTCCGAAACCTTTTCGATGCTACGATGCTTGGTTCTTGAATCCGAAACTAAAAGGTTTCCTCATGAATGAATGGAGAAATATCCCGAATGAATCCCTACATAACAAATTGAAAGCCCTGAAAGCCCCCATTAAAGCTTGGAAAAGGGAACACTTCGACCACATGGATAACAAAATATATGAGATTGAAGCAGCCATACATGACCTTGACAGAATTTCTGATACCAGGGACCTGAATGTCTTGGAAAGGGCCAGACTGAATGCAGCAAACTGTTTTCTAAATCAATGGCTGATTAAAAGAGAAAGAGTGTGGAGACAAAGAGCCAGATCATACGGCTTCAACATGAAAGATCATAACACAAAATTCTTCCATGCCGCGACGATCTACAAAAAGAAGAAGAACGAGATCCTCCACACGTTCATAAATGGCAGAAGGGTACAGGGGGTCTCATATCTCAAGAAGGAAGTGAGGGACTACTTTGTACAGAGATTCAAACAAGACCAAACCCCGGTCTTTGATTTTAACCTTGATAACCACCGGAAACTTTCGCCCGATCAAGCTCAACACCTGGAAAATATCCCTTCGAGAGAGGAAGTGCAGGACGCAGTATGGGCTTATGGTACTGACAAAGCCCCGGGTTTCGAAGGTTTCAACTTCAAGTTTGTCAGGGAGATGTGGGAGGTTTTGTAG